AAAGCTCAAGAATCTGACAGCAGAAGCAATGGTGAGCTCTtcaaaattctctctctctcacttgctTTTCGTAATTATTTTCTGGTTCTAAAATAGCAAGTAAAAGTTGGGGTTAATCAGTTGTTTTGTTGAGATTTTGGGAAGTTGTTTTGATACGAgcgatattctactttaaaTTAATCTAAACTCCGAGGAGGGGGATTCGAAATCGGTTGCATGCAAAGAGTTGTTTTGAAATATCGGTTTGTGTGATGAAATTTATATTGTCTATATATTTGGTCAGTTTAATTTTACTTAGAAAAAAGGTTTGTTAATTACTGGGTGGTTAAATCTGAAAGAATAATTCTTTTTGTAAATTGAGCACAAAGATTGAATTTTAATAGTATTTGTGGGCAGATAACAATGGAGTTATTTGGATTTAGATTAAAGGATGTCAAGGGAATGGTAGAATCTGTATGTTCCTGAGTTGTAAGTTTATGTTTCAGGTGAAGAACCTCCGGAGTCGTTGTTTATGAAGGAATTAAGGAGGAGGGGTATGAATCCCACTTCTTTGCTTGAGGGAAAAGAGAGGACTGAGTATGGAATGAATGACGAGATGAGAAACGAAGATAGAGGTTTCTCGGCTAGAAATGCTGTCTCAACCGAAATTGAGAAAAGCCTAGCAAATCAAAGGGAGCGGTCCATGCAGTTGAACAGCGAAGGCCTTGAGGTTGAATCACTTTTATTTCGTTATTGGTTTTGTTGTGTTAGGTGATTGTAAAATCAATCTAATATGAGCTTTTGCCGCACCATATCCTACGTTTGCAGTAACCGTTAGTTAatagttttcatgaaattaGTAGTACGAGTAACGTTTTATTCTttcaaaactatatatttagcTTCAGCACAATTCACTGCCCTATTTACTTGAATGGTGTTGCTTTGTACATGTGGCAATAGACTTGCAGAAGCTCAAGGAATGTTCATAACTTCATTTGTTTACAGGGGTTAATCCCTCGGGCCAGACTCTTGCTGACAATCGGAGGGACATTCTTCTTGGGGTTTTGGCCATTGATCCTCATAACTGTAGCACTCTTCTCTGCTCTCTACTTGGTAAACTCTCTTCCTTGGCCTTAAGTTTAGTTGCCGTCCAGACACGTTGGCCTGTGTATTATGGCAAGTGTCAATTCCTTCAGCTTTTGTTTGCAGTTTGCTTCATTATTATTAAGTTTTTGTTAGTGTATTATCCCCTAAACTTAAGTTGTTAGGATGTGAGGGAGCCTGTCCTAATCACTGAGCTCAACTCCGGTTTGATACTACGTTAAAGTTTTCATAATTTACCACTATTCTCAAAAGTTTAACCTGTAAAGATGTAGGACAACAATTATTGTTATTCACCCGTCGTTTGTTACTTTAAACATGGTTGGGATATTGTCAGGAACTGCTCTTATAATGATGGTAAGGTTTCTTCAAGGTAGATGCACGTTCGGTGAAATCATTACTATTTTGTAAATAGGAAAGCGTATTTCAATGATGTATATAAATTGATTGGATTAGGAGAGTTAATGAGAGAAATTTTGTGATTGTTTGACCTTTAGgcagtagagagagagagagaggttagTGACTGTTTTCATTGTATTAAGTATAAGACACTGATCCTTCAATCTTGTTGGGCAGTACTTTGGATCGACTTTTGTCCATGACGGAAGCAGTTTGCCGATGTCACCACCCCAATACATTGATCCGTATGAACTTCTGGAAGACGAAAGGATTTCTCAAATAGCACCACGTGTAAAGTGAAGCGCAAGTCCTCATAACTTAGAATCCAAATACAGGTTCCGGCCAACTATTGTCTAGGCTCTTTTTTATTCCTTCAAACTGTATAAATCTCAAACTTATCAAtaactttgttttctttttatttctgtcTCCAATCTTATGCTCAAATGCAATGCGACGCTGTTCAGGCTAGTGCCCTTGAACAATGTCGAGTTAAATTTTTatgatttataataaaaaccAACTTGATGGATGAAGTTCCATTAGGCACGTTTTGTGAACAAATTCAGTGCTGTTGTGCTATTGAGAGCTCCATTCAAGACTAAGAAAACAAGCGGGGAAAAGCCCCAAAAGAGGTACCAAACAGGTTCAGTTTCGGTCTCTTTCATTGTCAAATGGAAATGCGGAATATCATATATAACATTGCAAACGCAACTCCACCACAAGTTCACAAACACACAACCACCAGATGACACACAAGGCATCATCATACGCATATCATATTATTACTCAAATAGCAAAACAACACGCGATAGAAACTTCAGCTCAAGGCTCTTAGTACTCGTCCTCTCCATCATCCTCGCCCTCAGCAGACTCTGCGCCCACTTCTTCATAATCTTTCTCAAGGGCAGCAAGATCCTCACGGGCTTCAGAGAACTCTCCTTCCTCCATACCCTCACCCACATACCAGTGCACAAAGGCACGCTTGGCATACATGAGATCAAACTTGTGGTCAATTCTGGAGAACACCTCAGCAACACTGGTCGAGTTAGAGATCATGCACACAGCCCTCTGGACCTTGGCAAGGTCTCCTCCTGGAACGACAGTGGGTGGCTGGTAGTTGATACCGCACTTGAATCCGGTGGGGCACCAGTCCACAAACTGAATGGTGCGCTTGGTTTTGATGGTGGCAACAGCAGCATTTACATCCTTGGGCACAACATCACCACGGTACATCAGACAGCAGGCCATGTATTTGCCATGACGGGGGTCGCACTTTGCCATCATGGATGAGGGCTCGAAGGCACTGTTGGTGATTTCAGCCACTGAGAGTTGCTCATGGTACGCCTTCTCCGCAGAGATGACAGGTGCATATGAGGAAAGCATAAAGTGGATTCTGGGGTATGGAACCAAGTTGGTCTGGAATTCAGTCACATCCACATTAAGGGCACCATCGAACCTCAGAGAAGCAGTCAAGGAGGAAATGACCTGAAAACCaaatagaaacaaaatttgGTAACAATCACTTCGTAAAAAAGCAATGTGATCTAAATTCTGTACTCGAAATTATAAACCAGACAGTTTTCTGTACCTGAGACACAAGACGGTTGAGGTTGGTGTAGGTGGGTCGCTCAATGTCGAGAGAGCGCCTGCAGATATCATAGATAGCCTCGTTGTCAAGGAGCACTGCAACATCGGTGTGTTCCAGGAGGGAGTGGGTTGAGAGGACACTGTTGTAGGGCTCAACCACAGATGTAGAGACCTGTGGAGATGGATACACAGTGAACCCAAGCTTTGACTTCTTTCCATAGTCAACAGACAGACGTTCCAAAAGAAGCGAACCAAGACCAGAGCCAGTTCCTCCACCAACAGCATTGAAAACAAGGAAACCTTGAAGCCCAGTGCAGTTGTCAGCAAGTTTCCGAATGCGGTCCAAGCAGAGATCAACGATCTCCTTGCCAATGGTGTAGTGACCACGGGCAAAGTTGTTGGCAGCATCTTCCTTGCCGCTAATGAGTTGCTCGGGGTGGAAGAGCTGGCGGTAAGTACCAGTCCTCACTTCATCAATCACAGTGGGCTCAAGATCAACAAACACAGCACGAGGCACATGCTTGCCAGCTCCAGTTTCACTGAAGAATGTGTTGAAGGCATCATCACCTCCGCCAACAGTCTTGTCACCGGGCATTTGGCCATCAGGCTGTAAAATAACACAGAATTAGCAGCTAATCTACCAatccaattgaaaaaaaaaaaaaaaaaaaaacactacaaATTTACGTATATACAAACGCCAATGAATTACAAGGTTTCAAACTATAATCATATACACAAGGATGGAGGAAGGATAAAAGCAGCACAAGCCCTCAAGCCCGGCAAAAGGCGAAAGCCGCAAATGTTCTTGAGAAACAAGCCTTTAATCTATTGTCATTGACGATTTCACCGAATAACATCACAAATAATCGAAGAACAAAATCCGTTGAATTAACGAATAATTACaatccaaatttgaaatttactGAGAATATAATTTGACTGTCAATAACAATAACATCATAGATCCAAGGAAAATCGAACGATTTGAAAACAGTAGTAAtgttaattttgattaattttccAATACAAATCAAAGTTAACATTTCTATGTGTATCTGATTCTCAAAAAACACGGATCTGATTGATAACCGAGCCAAATGCAGATAAAATCACAGATCCATACAAATCACGACGAATCGGTGCGCAAAAGCCACAGATCTAAAAGAAACCGAACAAATCACGGATAGAAAACGCAAATGTGCATACGAACAAAATCAATAGAGAAATGTAGGTAGAGAGATTGAGAGGATACCTGAAGCCCATGCTCAAGGCAGTAAAGCTCCCAGCAGGCATTGCCGACCTGGATACCGGCCTGACCGATGTGGACCGAAATACACTCCCTCATCTTTCCCGGTTGAAACCGCAAAACGAAACGAAAGAGATGGAAGAACGAGAGGCTCGCACGAACAGGGAGACGAAGAGTCGAAGGCGTTTATTAAGACGCCCTCTGTGAAATCCTCTTTGTTTTCTGATGAGATCGGATTGGGGGGTGGTTTGGGGAGGTATTTATAGGTGGAAATGCGGGAGAGGGGATGCGAAATTTAACCAGAGGTGGGGTTAGGGTTTGGTTAAAGATTGGGAGGGAACGGACGGCAAGGATTGAGTGGTGGGCTGTCTCTGATGCGATGCTGGCCTGGCGTAACCACCCTCTTTTAACCGCGGTtgtcctttctctctcttatattttgatttttgaaaattaaattttgccGCCCGAAGGGAGTTTGTCGTTGAAATATGACtcccaaggcccaaggcccaaggcccatTAATTTTCAAAGGGTAAAATCCTCTCCATTCTTTCCTCTTCTAtttaatttattgttttaattttaaatgagaattattattggcattttaaaatctcatttggcattctaaattttttataattaataagaaaaatacatttatgagaagtgtcacatcccagcccgggacggatcacttcccgggcctgctccaccaccgtagcacgatattatccgctttgggcttaccattccctcacggttttgtttttgggaactcacgagcaacttcccagtgggtcacccatcatgggattgctctggcctctttctcgcttaacttcggagttcctacggaacccgaagccagtgaacttccaaaaggcctcgtattaggtagggataagaatatacatttaaggattactcccctgcgcgatgtgggatgttacaatccaccccccttaggggcctgacgtcctcgtcggcacaccaccaccagggttaggctctgataccaaattatcacatccccgcccggggtggatcacttcccatGCCCGCTCCACcattgtagcacgatattgtccgctttaggcttaccattccctcacagttttgtttttgggaactcacgagcaacttcccaatgggtcacccatcatgggattgctctagcccccttctcacttaacttcggagttcctatggaacccgaagctagtgagctcccaaaaggcctcatgctaggtagagatgggaatatacatataaggctcactcccctgggcgatgtgggatgtcacaatccaccccccttaggagcctgacgtcctcgtcagcacaccacggccagggttaggctctaataccaattgtcgcatcccggcccgaggcgaatcacttccctgccccgctccaccaccgtaacacgatattgtccgctttgggcctaccattccctcatggttttgtttttgggaactcacgagcaacttcccagtgggtcacccatcatgggattgctcaagcccccttctcgcttaacttcagagttccacgaaacccgaagccagtgagctcccaaaaggccttgtgcttagtaaggatgggaatatacatataaggctcactcccctaggtgatgtgagatgtcacaaggagtgtaatgataagatttttggaatgctaatatcAATTTTCCCTTTTGAATTCATAAATGGATTTAACAGTGAGAACTCACATGGTTAAAAGTATTTACCTCTACATTTAAGGCCTTATATTGGATTTGCCATCGTCCAGTGGTTGCTTGTGTAAAAGAAATGAGTAATTATACACTttgacatattttaaaaatctcTAATAGAAATAGGGCCCACCAACATATGTGAGTCTCATCCCTACCATACAAATATATGGTAAAagtagattttattttattttatttttctgaaaagaaATACTAGGGTAAAACATTGATGGGTTCAACCAAACTTCGCTTGTACATaacttaattttcaatcttttcatGGATGGGACTAGAAAACATTATGATTTGAGCTCGATTCAATCAATTTAGGCAATCTCATCAACTATCGTGAAAAAGATTGAGTTTTGATTAGCCTCTTAATTTGCCTAACTGCTACACTTAGATTATCTCCAACCCTTGGcgtaaaacctaaaatttttagcccaaaaaatttaggttttagctcaTAAACAGTTTTTCTACCCCAACCCttatggcctaaaattttagccccagattattaaaaaatgaatttaggatatattttttcttaaattaacttttgtaaaaattaaaaaaaaaaaattatgtagactatcgtgaattaattttatgaacattttaatctaaaaatatttaaatttcaataaatattgaaaaatcactaaatcaatacatgaaacACTACGGAAGAAtacgaaattaaaataaaggacaattaataattttttaaaaattattttagttgttggatttaaatttgggccgttagatcttttttctttttaccgttagatttgattatattcgatctaaactgttggattaaatgtattttaaaatatattatttataaataaaaaataaaatttgaatttggactgttGCTACCTGACAGTGGGGCCCCCCATGTCGAGCGCTGAAGGCCTCAGCCTGCGTGTGGAAAGCGGGGCAAGTGGGTGGGCTGCAACGGGCTGAAGATCAGGCGAGTCCACGCGTATTGGTGGGCTCCATCAGTGCTTTTGGGCTATTTTCTGGCTGGTATTTGGCTTCCATttgagttttaggttttaggccatATTTTAGCATTggattgggttgggtttgggagGGAATAGAAGTGGAAATTGAGTTTTAGCCCAGGATTAGAAAAGATCCTAGAACCCTAACTATtaagattaaattaaatatcaaaTGCGCGTAATCATTCATAAATCaattttttcaaacaaattgagtttttataatttcatcagagcaactccacccctatccactttgcgccagcacccagcccatttatccacttaattgaacagtaatagacccaatgaacagtaataggccaaagcatctccaccccaaaaaaaatgtgctggcacctagtctaaaaatgcgctggcacaaacgatctccacccctacaaaatgcgctggcacccagtccctttaaaatattaaataatttttttctaaaataataaataaaaaaaaagttataatttcggataggatttttaaccaatctcgtcacgccacatgtcattatccgaacgtactattttttgaatagatttccgctaagatttttatagaaaaaaaaattaattttttaaaaattttctgtattttttaaaatttttttgacattttttaattaatttttaataaattttaatgttgtaattaatatggaccgttggatttgaaaaataatcaaatccaacagccaacacgatgccacgtggccaacggtcaaatttctgaccgttgggccttttttttttttttttttttaatttttggtgaaataaacgtggaccgttgatctgtgatcggacggtccaatttaaaattgaaattgaaattttttttaccgttggaaatccaacggcctacaaaaactagtcgttggaaatccaacggctctgaggagggccacgtagccctcaCCCGGATGACTGCAAGTGGACCTGCACGCGGGCCCTAGCGCCTGCAAAGCCACTTGGCTACTCGCCTGGGCACCCGCGTGTGTTGCACGCGCCAAGAAACAGACCGGCTCCTGggtctgtccattt
This genomic stretch from Pyrus communis chromosome 2, drPyrComm1.1, whole genome shotgun sequence harbors:
- the LOC137724344 gene encoding uncharacterized protein, with the protein product MASVQMLKCSLSPIPVSQSNFPGKSSWVFPEFQSRKSLIRLSGYRGYGYHLRNRRRFGVCCKAQESDSRSNGEEPPESLFMKELRRRGMNPTSLLEGKERTEYGMNDEMRNEDRGFSARNAVSTEIEKSLANQRERSMQLNSEGLEGLIPRARLLLTIGGTFFLGFWPLILITVALFSALYLYFGSTFVHDGSSLPMSPPQYIDPYELLEDERISQIAPRVK
- the LOC137724343 gene encoding tubulin alpha chain isoform X1 is translated as MRECISVHIGQAGIQVGNACWELYCLEHGLQPDGQMPGDKTVGGGDDAFNTFFSETGAGKHVPRAVFVDLEPTVIDEVRTGTYRQLFHPEQLISGKEDAANNFARGHYTIGKEIVDLCLDRIRKLADNCTGLQGFLVFNAVGGGTGSGLGSLLLERLSVDYGKKSKLGFTVYPSPQVSTSVVEPYNSVLSTHSLLEHTDVAVLLDNEAIYDICRRSLDIERPTYTNLNRLVSQVISSLTASLRFDGALNVDVTEFQTNLVPYPRIHFMLSSYAPVISAEKAYHEQLSVAEITNSAFEPSSMMAKCDPRHGKYMACCLMYRGDVVPKDVNAAVATIKTKRTIQFVDWCPTGFKCGINYQPPTVVPGGDLAKVQRAVCMISNSTSVAEVFSRIDHKFDLMYAKRAFVHWYVGEGMEEGEFSEAREDLAALEKDYEEVGAESAEGEDDGEDEY
- the LOC137724343 gene encoding tubulin alpha chain isoform X2; this encodes MRECISVHIGQAGIQVGNACWELYCLEHGLQPDGQMPGDKTVGGGDDAFNTFFSETGAGKHVPRAVFVDLEPTVIDEVRTGTYRQLFHPEQLISGKEDAANNFARGHYTIGKEIVDLCLDRIRKLADNCTGLQGFLVFNAVGGGTGSGLGSLLLERLSVDYGKKSKLGFTVYPSPQVSTSVVEPYNSVLSTHSLLEHTDVAVLLDNEAIYDICRRSLDIERPTYTNLNRLVSQVISSLTASLRFDGALNVDVTEFQTNLVPYPRIHFMLSSYAPVISAEKAYHEQLSVAEITNSAFEPSSMMAKCDPRHGKYMACCLMYRGDVVPKDVNAAVATIKTKRTIQFVDWCPTGFKCGINYQPPTVVPGGDLAKVQRAVCMISNSTSVAEVKESSLKPVRILLPLRKIMKKWAQSLLRARMMERTSTKSLELKFLSRVVLLFE